CAATGAGATCTCTAACTATGGATTTGTTTTGTTAAAAAAGGTTCTTCTTGGAGATGTTGGAACTGGAAAATCGAGTCTGGTCTTGCGTTTCGTGAAAGGCCAGTTTGTGGAATTCCAGGTTGGTGTGTAGTGGAATTCTGAGTTAGAAGATGATTATAATACTCTTGTATGGTGTCTTACTTTAGTGTTCTAATTCTGTAGGAATCAACCATAGGCGCAGCATTCTTCTCGCAGACGGTAGCTGTAAATGATGAGACAATCAAGTTTGAGATTTGGGACACTGCAGGGCAGGAGAGATATCATAGCTTGGCTCCCATGTACTATAGAGGGGCAGCAGCTGCTGTGATTGTCTATGACATGACGAATGCGGTTAGTAAACTCTGCTTGTGAATTTGTGAATGCAGTCAGGAATAATATCGCTGATCATGTCACTTATTGCATTTTCAGTGGATCTGGAAATTTAGGAATATTTAGTAATTTTGTACTGACGTCATTTTGATGCCTCTAACAATTGCTCCCTCATTATGAGAAGCGTTAAAAGCTTTTCAAGAGGATTATCAAATAGGATCACGACTAAGTAATCTCTTTTATAAATGCAAAAAGTAAGAAAGAAATAGTTCAAGCATGAACTGTAAAGGGTGTGTATTTATATAGATACTAGTGCCCCCATTTCCAATCTAGATAGGATTTTAAACTAGTTTAGACAACTATAGTTATTATATAAGAAATACAGAAAAGTAGCACTTAAATTCCATGCTACAGAACAACTACAGTTCTGTCCCGTCCACTCCTGTTTGGATGAAAGAATTTGTTTATATGATGCAGCCCAATGCATCTTCTTTTCCAGTAGAAGTAGCATTGATGTAATCTTCCCCCGATTGCCATTTGAATTCTCTTCCTATATGGTAAACTGCCCTTTAGACTTATTATTGTAGTCGAATGCCAATCTTTCCAACTCCATCATTGTTGTTGTACGGGTAGTCTGGGTCATGCACAAGCTGTAAGCATGCATTACCAAGTGCTACTTCATTATCTGAGACTTCAAATTGGGTCAGTTCAGATTGTATATATCTGGGTTGAACTGCTGTAAAAATCCAAATTGAGGTTGAACAAGATAGATCTCAGTTTGGTGTTAGTTTGAGTTGAGATCAAGATCAAGCCAAATTCCTTGTATCTCAAACCAGCTTGTCCCAAGTGGAGGACCAAGAGTGCATTTTCAGATATATCATTGAGAAGAGCTTTGTCAGCCTCCTTTTcctcttcacatgttgaggatgtCCATGTTTAGCCCTTTATAATTTGTGCATTGTTTGTGCTCTTATTAAACTATCTTTATGTCTTCCATAGGGTAAGACCTGCACAAGAAGTTACCTTTTGCTGCCTTCAATTTATAGCACTCATTAGAACTAAAATGGTTGATCTAAAATGAGTCAGGCTCTAATTTTGTCAAAATCATAGGGGCTGACTGTTTTTGGTAGAATTCAACTAACTGATAGATTGTTGGTCTATCATTGCAACTTTGGCCTTTTATGGGCTGAAGTATTTTAACTTTCTGTAGTTTTTTCCAAGGATCACCATTTCGGGTACCAGACCCGTTTCAATGATCCGTCGGACTGGTATATGCTAGTCGGTaccagtgtaccatgtgttggtgcaCCGGTATGTATCAGTGATttggagagaaagaaaaagaggaagaagagaaagggacggttgaggaacagaggaggaagaaggaggtagcaagatagaagaagaggaaggaggaaggaagaagaggaggagaagcagcggcagcggccaatcggtagtggcagcggcagtggcatTGAATGCGAGAAGAGGGTGATATTGCGGGCGGTAcaacaatccttttttttttctttaatctgaTCTAGGTGATGTTGCAGCTCCAAACTGAAATTGGGCTAGTGTAGTCTTGTTCCAATTTCCATAAGTCCTTTTACAAAGTTAGTTATTGTTCCCTTCTTCTGCCTTCAGAGTCAACTCCAATTTTTAGATATGTGGTTTTAGTCATTGAGTCATACACAAAACAGAATTATTTTAATAATTGGGCTCCTCCACATTGGACAGATTTGACCTGTAATAGAGTTGAACTTCTGTATATTGTATAAACCAAAGTTAAGGATGAAAAAGGCCAATTTCTGGCTGGACTTGACCAGATATTGGCTTCTGTGGTCTAGGCTTGTGTTGGATTCAAGATTAAGTCAAATTTTCTCAGTACAATGTCATCTAATATAACACTCTGTTTggaaattttgttgaggaaatgGAAGCATGCTTTCATAATTGAATCACCAGAAAATGCAAGAGTGACTTCAATGAATGTCATCCTCATTTTCTTTGCTTGGTGGGTGATTTTCCTctcaaattttttcttctttattagtGCTCTTTTTAATAACTTTCTCTGACATAGCAAGTCAAATAAAATTTTGTTGTAAAAAATCTTTCTCATCATCCATTCCCTTTGAGTTCAAGAAACTAGGGTAACCTATTGGTCATGGAGCAGTGGAGTCTATTTGAAGTTTGAAATTATGAAGTGGTTGGTATTGATGCTAGTTCGTATCCAATTGTAGAAGTCTTCACATGTGAATTTATCATGCGTAACACATCATTGATGTTTCGTGATTTGGTTAATTTAGGAAGAAACAGTTCATTTATGAGACCataagaaaagaaatattttttgataatGGAAAGGTTGTAATTTGCATTTGTAAAACATTTCTAGCCTCGCTACATGGCTATTCTTTAAATTCCTTGAATGCTTATGTTGGGTTTATTCTGACTTTCCATGAATTCTCATCTAAGGGTACCATTATTTATCCTCCAGGCCTCATTCACTCGTGCAAAGAAATGGGTTCAAGAACTACAAGCCCAAGGTAGGACCTAGAAGTCCTGGttgagatatattttttttaagtttctCATTCAATATCGTCCATGTTCTCAGGTCtgattttctttttcttagcATCTTACCCTAAAGGTGTTGAACTTTTTTATTCTCAGTGCTAtcttcccttttttatgataaatatCATACTTGTATTCCAAAAATCATCTGCTTCAGAATATGAATAAGCCTGCATATGTGCATTATCTTGCACATTTATTTGTATGACCATGTGAATAGGTGGGTATCCAGCTTAGTGGCTATCAACTTAATCTCCCATTAAAAAATTTAGCTTTCTTGCAAGTTCTCTCATTCACTTTGAGGACTTAGATTCTGGATATTTGACCTCCCTGAAATATAAGGCATCTCATGACTAGTTGCTGGAACTTTCATAGTTTACAGGCCCTATACTTGTGATCTTTCTTAGTGCAGTAAATGTGAAATACAAAGGGTCCAGTTATTTGTTACTTTCATCTATAGTTGTTAATTTATGCTGTTTTTCTGGAATGCTCAGGTAGTCCAAACACTATAATGGCTCTTGCTGGGAACAAAGCTGACCTGGTAGAGGCTCGACAGGTTTCTGTTGAGGCAAGTATACTCATATCATgttttctgatttttatcattatcGGATTTATCACATCCACTACTACTTTATCTCAACTCTAAAGTGGACCTTGTGGCACTTAAGGAAATATGCTAATTTTTAGAATGAAATGATGTAGTTAGATGAGCTAATCTGACAGGTTTCATGTTAACACCTAGTTTACTAGTTTTTTTTCTCACATCTGATGGATAGTTTCAGTGGATTCACAAGCTCTCATTTTGGAATATTAGGGTTGGCCAAGATGCAGTAAAATTGGACTTATTATATTTCCATGCTCAGCTTTGTCGTCTCTAGATGTTTTTGGTACTTGCTCTCGTCTTCACTGGAATTGTAATTTGGATTTTCTTGGATCACTTAAATATATTAATTGCTTAAACACATGCAAAACTTGGCTCCAATACTATGAAGTTAAAAATTTTCCAATTGCTAATCGAAAATGTCATGCTAATTAATACTTGTACAGAATGTTCAAACTAATCTGTAAGCCAAACCTCTTTTCTTAAGCTCAAATGATGATGATTGTTGTGCACTCAACTCTTGATGCATATTAATTTTTTGACCTTCTCTTT
This DNA window, taken from Musa acuminata AAA Group cultivar baxijiao chromosome BXJ3-7, Cavendish_Baxijiao_AAA, whole genome shotgun sequence, encodes the following:
- the LOC103991976 gene encoding ras-related protein Rab5A yields the protein MAAPGGNKIRNAKLVLLGDVGTGKSSLVLRFVKGQFVEFQESTIGAAFFSQTVAVNDETIKFEIWDTAGQERYHSLAPMYYRGAAAAVIVYDMTNAASFTRAKKWVQELQAQGSPNTIMALAGNKADLVEARQVSVEATQTYAQENGLFFMETSAKTAINVNDIFYEIAKRLTRVQPVQNPQGMALADKPDQRIVNTSSCCS